The following coding sequences are from one Gossypium raimondii isolate GPD5lz chromosome 4, ASM2569854v1, whole genome shotgun sequence window:
- the LOC105780508 gene encoding biotin carboxyl carrier protein of acetyl-CoA carboxylase 2, chloroplastic yields the protein MASSLSFPCPKISSFLKTNQQTQSHKGSLSLPPTSNFNSKSCLSFGSSIRVPAFSASQWPNDGKQTTVFASHTQLNEVAAEKSSNSVAVVDMKPKVALPEEDDKRSAEKAIPDAAAISEFMAQVSDLVKLVDSRDITELQLKQSDCELVIRKKEALQQPESASPIVMPQYVPQPTFQTPAPAAPVAAPAPANPAPPAAAPSLPPPAKAVGSSHPPLKCPMAGTFYRSPAPGEPPFVKVGDKVQKGQVVCIIEAMKLMNEIEADQSGTVTEILVEDGKSVSVDMPLFVIVG from the exons ATGGCTTCTTCACTCTCTTTTCCATGCCCCAAGATCTcttcttttttgaaaacaaaccAGCAAACCCAATCTCACAAGGGTTCTTTGTCTCTTCCTCCAACTTCAAATTTCAACTCCAAATCTTGCTTGTCATTTGGATCTTCAATCCGCGTACCTGCATTTTCAGCATCTCAG TGGCCTAATGATGGGAAGCAAACTACAGTCTTCGCAAGCCATACGCAGCTTAACGAG GTTGCTGCAGAGAAATCATCAAATTCTGTAGCGGTTGTTGACATGAAACCTAAAGTTGCATTGCCTGAGGAAGATGATAAAAGATCCGCAGAGAAGGCTATTCCAGATGCTGCGGCAATTTCAGAATTCATGGCACAAGTTTCAGACCTTGTAAA ACTTGTTGATTCACGAGATATTACGGAGCTGCAACTGAAGCAATCAGATTgtgagcttgtcataagaaagaAGGAAGCTTTGCAGCAGCCGGAATCAGCATCTCCAATTGTCATGCCGCAGTACGTACCTCAACCGACGTTTCAAACCCCAGCTCCAGCAGCCCCAGTAGCAGCTCCTGCTCCTGCTAACCCAGCCCCTCCAGCAGCAGCACCTTCGTTACCTCCCCCTGCTAAAGCGGTTGGTTCTTCTCATCCGCCCCTCAAATGCCCCATGGCTGGAACCTTCTACAGGAGCCCTGCACCGGGTGAACCACCATTTGTTAAG GTGGGAGATAAAGTACAGAAAGGCCAAGTTGTGTGCATCATCGAGGCAATGAAACTAATGAACGAAATTGAA GCTGATCAATCCGGAACCGTTACGGAGATATTGGTAGAGGATGGAAAATCAGTTAGTGTAGACATG CCTCTATTTGTAATAGTGGGGTGA
- the LOC105779954 gene encoding uncharacterized protein LOC105779954 isoform X2 has translation MIHKRSYTDDSQEVACKHMRQCEDTVHFASFVDVHPNYAFQNHQISEGKWEDIYTGCQDEGRFAEDQCNNVHSGTSKDYESGASACVPHFWWVNGNGMDADAEANVAVHLPLFPEYFASGNQVQAFLHSDEIYSSLLSPKKVSVGPEYQADIPEWSQQDINSSLDYLDTSDPQVALRSSCAGLMVDDDYGKKMMGTCVIPMPNSEATLMFCFEDARHGIDCDCLDRGSIRCIGQHVTEAREKLRGNLGLEIFRELGFCDMGEEVAKGWTEGEELAFDNVVLSNPFSLGKNFWDHLTVVLPSRTKKEAISYYFNVFMLRKRAEQNRIYPLHIDSDDDEWQVAECGIPAGDDDSVVESPTGHETAAHYENNDEEDCHEDIENDYDNEHGVDSSENAADDFCKDITEEEDEGDIDEISRHHVERFIDNDLQDDSCTSYEYQGEQVDSHGLPETAMDANQPSLE, from the exons ATGATTCATAAACGTTCTTACACCGATGACTCTCAAGAGGTTGCCTGTAAGCATATGAGGCAATGTGAAGATACTGTCCACTTTGCTTCCTTTGTTGATGTTCATCCCAACTACGCTTTTCAAAACCATCAAATTTCTG AAGGTAAATGGGAGGACATTTACACTGGGTGCCAAGATGAAGGTAGGTTTGCTGAAGATCAATGCAACAATGTTCATAGTGGCACCAGTAAGGACTACGAAAGTGGTGCTTCTGCTTGTGTTCCTCATTTTTGGTGGGTAAATGGCAATGGCATGGATGCAGACGCAGAGGCAAATGTGGCAGTTCATCTTCCACTGTTTCCAGAGTATTTTGCATCTGGGAACCAAGTCCAGGCTTTTCTTCATTCTGATGAAATCTATTCATCTCTTCTTTCTCCTAAAAAAGTTTCTGTTGGACCAGAGTATCAAGCAGATATTCCTGAATGGAGCCAACAGGATATTAATAGCTCCTTAGATTATCTTGATACATCAGATCCTCAAGTTGCCCTTAGATCATCATGTGCAGGCCTCATGGTCGATGATGATTatgggaagaagatgatgggTACTTGTGTCATTCCAATGCCTAATTCTGAAGCAACTTTAATGTTTTGCTTTGAAGATGCTAGACATGGAATTGATTGTGACTGCCTCGATCGTGGTTCTATCAGATGCATTGGACAACATGTGACAGAAGCAAGAGAGAAACTAAGGGGGAATCTTGGGTTGGAAATATTCAGGGAGTTGGGTTTCTGTGATATGGGGGAGGAAGTTGCAAAAGGATGGACAGAAGGGGAAGAGCTAGCATTTGATAATGTTGTCCTTTCTAACCCCTTCTCATTGGGCAAGAATTTTTGGGATCATCTCACTGTGGTTCTCCCTTCCCGTACTAAGAAGGAAGCCATCAGTTATTATTTCAATGTCTTTATGCTCAGAAAACGTGCCGAGCAGAACCGAATTTACCCTTTACATATTGATAGTGATGATGATGAGTGGCAGGTAGCTGAGTGTGGAATTCCAGCGGGGGATGACGACTCTGTCGTGGAATCTCCAACTGGTCATGAAACTGCTGCACATTATGAAAACAACGATGAAGAAGATTGCCATGAGGACATTGAGAATGATTATGACAACGAGCATGGGGTTGATTCTTCTGAAAATGCTGCTGATGATTTTTGTAAAGATATCACTGAGGAAGAAGATGAGGGAGATATAGATGAAATTTCAAGACACCATGTGGAAAGGTTCATTGATAATGATCTCCAGGATGACTCGTGCACATCATATGAGTATCAGGGGGAGCAGGTTGATTCCCATGGTCTGCCTGAGACGGCGATGGATGCAAATCAACCCAGTCTAGAGTGA
- the LOC105780638 gene encoding probable mitochondrial-processing peptidase subunit beta, mitochondrial — MAIKQLLSLARRSRKPFSSLTVARSSNSAAAPPPPTAMIYDRLSHCVNSRLRKLEHPDSRFLKYGSPHPTQTSHTHILSSPETKITTLSNGLRVATESSLHCRTATVGVWIDAGSRFESEETNGTAHFLEHMIFKGTEKRSAGALEEEIENMGGHLNAYTSREQTAYYAKVMGSDVLKALDILADILQNSKFEERSISRQRDAILREMRMQEVEGQTQEAVFDHLHSTAFQYTPLGRNIHGPVDNMKKITKDHLLNYIQTHYSAPRMVIAASGAVKHEEIVDQAKKLFTNLSSDSTTATQLVAKEPASFTGSDVRIVNDYLPLAQFAVAFEATAWTDPDSVALMVIQVMLGSWSKYAGGGKHMGSELAQKVSINEIAESMMAFNTNYKDTGLFGVYAVAKPDCLGDLAYAIMSAITKLVYRVSEADVIRARNQLKSSLMLHTDGTTPVAEDIGHQLLTYGRRIPYAELFARIDAVDPATIKRVANRFFYDRDIVIAAIGPVQDLPDYNWFRRRTYWNRY; from the exons ATGGCGATCAAACAGCTTCTCTCTCTAGCTCGTCGGTCCCGCAAGCCTTTCTCTTCTTTAACCGTCGCTCGATCGTCCAACTCCGCCGCAGCCCCTCCTCCACCGACTGCCATGATCTACGACCGGTTATCCCATTGCGTCAACTCAAGGCTCCGAAAACTCGAACACCCCGATTCCCGTTTCCTCAAATATGGATCTCCTCACCCGACCCAAACTTCCCACACCCACATCCTATCTTCGCCGGAAACCAAAATTACAACGTTGTCCAACGGCCTCCGCGTGGCCACGGAATCGAGCTTGCATTGTCGAACAGCAACGGTTGGGGTGTGGATCGATGCAGGATCGAGGTTCGAGTCGGAGGAGACGAATGGGACGGCCCATTTCTTGGAGCATATGATATTCAAAGGGACGGAGAAGAGGTCGGCGGGGGCATTGGAAGAAGAGATTGAGAATATGGGAGGCCACTTGAATGCTTATACTTCGAGGGAACAAACCGCTTATTACGCCAAAGTTATGGGCAGTGATGTCCTTAAAGCCTTGGATATATTGGCTGATATTTTGCAGAATTCCAAGTTTGAAGAACGTAGTATTAGTAGACAAAGGGATGCGATACTAAGGGAAATGCGGATGCAGGAG GTGGAGGGTCAAACACAGGAAGCTGTTTTTGACCACTTGCATTCAACTGCTTTCCAATACACTCCTCTTGGTAGAAATATTCATGGACCTGTTGATAATATGAAGAAGATCACCAAAGACCATCTGCTCAACTATATTCAGACACACTACTCAGCTCCTCGAATG GTCATTGCTGCATCTGGAGCTGTTAAGCATGAAGAAATTGTTGACCAAGCAAAGAAGTTGTTTACCAATTTATCATCAGATTCAACCACTGCTACTCAGCTAGTTGCGAAAGAACCGGCCAGTTTTACTGGTTCAGAT GTTAGAATTGTCAACGACTATCTTCCTCTAGCGCAATTCGCGGTTGCTTTTGAGGCAACAGCATGGACAGATCCGGATTCCGTTGCGCTAATGGTAATCCAGGTGATGCTGGGGTCATGGAGCAAATATGCTGGGGGTGGAAAGCACATGGG CTCCGAGCTGGCACAAAAAGTTAGCATTAATGAAATTGCAGAAAGCATGATGGCTTTCAATACCAACTATAAAGATACTGGTCTTTTTGGTGTATACGCTGTTGCCAAG CCCGATTGTTTGGGGGATTTAGCTTATGCTATTATGTCTGCAATAACCAAGTTAGTTTATCGAGTTTCAGAAGCTGATGTGATTCGTGCTCGTAATCAG TTAAAGTCATCCTTGATGCTTCATACAGATGGAACTACTCCCGTAGCCGAAGATATCGGACACCAG CTACTTACATACGGCCGGAGAATCCCGTATGCCGAATTATTTGCTAGGATTGATGCTGTTGATCCAGCCACCATTAAACGAGTTGCAAACCGATTTTTCTATGATAGG GATATAGTGATTGCTGCGATTGGCCCAGTCCAAGATTTGCCAGACTACAACTGGTTCAGACGCCGCACCTACTGGAACCGATATTAG
- the LOC105779954 gene encoding uncharacterized protein LOC105779954 isoform X1, producing the protein MIHKRSYTDDSQEVACKHMRQCEDTVHFASFVDVHPNYAFQNHQISEFQFEEGKWEDIYTGCQDEGRFAEDQCNNVHSGTSKDYESGASACVPHFWWVNGNGMDADAEANVAVHLPLFPEYFASGNQVQAFLHSDEIYSSLLSPKKVSVGPEYQADIPEWSQQDINSSLDYLDTSDPQVALRSSCAGLMVDDDYGKKMMGTCVIPMPNSEATLMFCFEDARHGIDCDCLDRGSIRCIGQHVTEAREKLRGNLGLEIFRELGFCDMGEEVAKGWTEGEELAFDNVVLSNPFSLGKNFWDHLTVVLPSRTKKEAISYYFNVFMLRKRAEQNRIYPLHIDSDDDEWQVAECGIPAGDDDSVVESPTGHETAAHYENNDEEDCHEDIENDYDNEHGVDSSENAADDFCKDITEEEDEGDIDEISRHHVERFIDNDLQDDSCTSYEYQGEQVDSHGLPETAMDANQPSLE; encoded by the exons ATGATTCATAAACGTTCTTACACCGATGACTCTCAAGAGGTTGCCTGTAAGCATATGAGGCAATGTGAAGATACTGTCCACTTTGCTTCCTTTGTTGATGTTCATCCCAACTACGCTTTTCAAAACCATCAAATTTCTG AATTCCAATTTGAAGAAGGTAAATGGGAGGACATTTACACTGGGTGCCAAGATGAAGGTAGGTTTGCTGAAGATCAATGCAACAATGTTCATAGTGGCACCAGTAAGGACTACGAAAGTGGTGCTTCTGCTTGTGTTCCTCATTTTTGGTGGGTAAATGGCAATGGCATGGATGCAGACGCAGAGGCAAATGTGGCAGTTCATCTTCCACTGTTTCCAGAGTATTTTGCATCTGGGAACCAAGTCCAGGCTTTTCTTCATTCTGATGAAATCTATTCATCTCTTCTTTCTCCTAAAAAAGTTTCTGTTGGACCAGAGTATCAAGCAGATATTCCTGAATGGAGCCAACAGGATATTAATAGCTCCTTAGATTATCTTGATACATCAGATCCTCAAGTTGCCCTTAGATCATCATGTGCAGGCCTCATGGTCGATGATGATTatgggaagaagatgatgggTACTTGTGTCATTCCAATGCCTAATTCTGAAGCAACTTTAATGTTTTGCTTTGAAGATGCTAGACATGGAATTGATTGTGACTGCCTCGATCGTGGTTCTATCAGATGCATTGGACAACATGTGACAGAAGCAAGAGAGAAACTAAGGGGGAATCTTGGGTTGGAAATATTCAGGGAGTTGGGTTTCTGTGATATGGGGGAGGAAGTTGCAAAAGGATGGACAGAAGGGGAAGAGCTAGCATTTGATAATGTTGTCCTTTCTAACCCCTTCTCATTGGGCAAGAATTTTTGGGATCATCTCACTGTGGTTCTCCCTTCCCGTACTAAGAAGGAAGCCATCAGTTATTATTTCAATGTCTTTATGCTCAGAAAACGTGCCGAGCAGAACCGAATTTACCCTTTACATATTGATAGTGATGATGATGAGTGGCAGGTAGCTGAGTGTGGAATTCCAGCGGGGGATGACGACTCTGTCGTGGAATCTCCAACTGGTCATGAAACTGCTGCACATTATGAAAACAACGATGAAGAAGATTGCCATGAGGACATTGAGAATGATTATGACAACGAGCATGGGGTTGATTCTTCTGAAAATGCTGCTGATGATTTTTGTAAAGATATCACTGAGGAAGAAGATGAGGGAGATATAGATGAAATTTCAAGACACCATGTGGAAAGGTTCATTGATAATGATCTCCAGGATGACTCGTGCACATCATATGAGTATCAGGGGGAGCAGGTTGATTCCCATGGTCTGCCTGAGACGGCGATGGATGCAAATCAACCCAGTCTAGAGTGA
- the LOC105780639 gene encoding microtubule-destabilizing protein 60: MEVAKHSKQGTPVKDPRGNSGSKTRKFSKLSENSNPNISATSSPLTKSSKSQKYSSKDPVVYSPVVYSPRNKLRERKFVVAKKKLKKERSDDSNPNVGVDCKCKEKSSGNSKKCLCVAYENLRASQEDFFKNKAETEVEVEVEEEAMNSVPEAGKVMNLVKAFERLLTTPNSKESDDRSDEKEQKEENDNNKKKKPLKWPSEFVLTAENLGLDRRFSASSSSSDSSSQGSVSSRASNGGRRSQRNSSECLGTTGGRRGEKRDKPTSQKPFKLRTEQRGKMKEGEFMKKIQEMMVEEEKQRIPIAQGLPWTTDEPEVLIKPHVKENTRPVDPRLRSEIRASERSEFDLQVAEKMILIEHYKMERERRDKMAEEEEIQKLRKELVPKAQPMPVFDRPFLPTRSSKNPTMAREPKLHMPRHKKTKFCI; this comes from the exons atgGAGGTTGCTAAGCATTCAAAACAGGGTACTCCCGTGAAAGATCCACGAGGGAATTCTGGATCAAAAACTCGAAAGTTTTCCAAACTTTCCGAGAATTCAAATCCAAACATCTCTGCTACAAGTTCTCCATTAACAAAatcttcaaaatcccaaaaatattcTTCCAAGGATCCGGTAGTTTACTCACCGGTAGTTTACTCACCAAGAAACAAACTTAGGGAAAGAAAGTTTGTGGTGGCTAAGAAGAAGTTAAAGAAAGAAAGGTCTGATGATTCAAATCCAAATGTTGGGGTTGACTGCAAATGTAAAGAGAAGTCTAGTGGGAATTCAAAGAAATGCCTCTGTGTCGCTTACGAGAATCTGAGAGCATCTCAAGAGGATTTTTTCAAGAACAAAGCTGAAACTGAAGTTGAAGTTGAAGTTGAAGAAGAAGCAATGAACAGTGTGCCTGAAGCTGGGAAAGTTATGAATTTGGTTAAGGCCTTTGAGAGGCTTCTTACGACACCAAATTCGAAGGAATCAGACGATAGGAGTGATGAAAAGGaacaaaaagaagagaatgataataacaagaagaagaagccaTTGAAATGGCCATCAGAATTTGTTTTGACCGCTGAGAACCTTGGTCTGGATCGGCGTTTCTCAgcgtcttcttcttcttcggaTAGCAGCAGCCAAGGAAG TGTTTCAAGCAGGGCTTCTAATGGAGGTCGAAGAAGCCAAAGAAAT AGCTCTGAGTGTCTCGGGACAACTGGTGGGAGGAGAGGGGAAAAGCGGGACAAGCCAACTTCCCAGAAACCATTCAAGCTAAGAACTGAG CAAAGAGGGAAAATGAAGGAAGGCGAATTCATGAAGAAGATCCAAGAAATGATGGTggaagaagagaaacaaaggaTCCCAATTGCTCAAGGCCTCCCATGGACAACAGATGAACCTGAG GTGTTGATAAAACCTCATGTCAAAGAGAATACAAGACCAGTAGACCCGAGACTCCGCTCTGAAATTCGAGCGTCGGAGCGTTCAGAGTTCGATCTTCAAGTAGCTGAGAAGATGATTCTAATAGAACACTATAAAATGGAAAGGGAGAGGCGGGACAAG ATGGCAGAAGAAGAAGAGATACAGAAGTTGAGAAAAGAGCTCGTTCCAAAGGCACAGCCTATGCCTGTCTTTGACAGACCTTTCCTTCCTACAAG GTCCTCAAAGAATCCAACAATGGCAAGGGAGCCAAAGTTACATATGCCACGACATAAGAAGACAAAGTTCTGTATATAA
- the LOC105779954 gene encoding uncharacterized protein LOC105779954 isoform X3 — protein MIHKRSYTDDSQEVACKHMRQCEDTVHFASFVDVHPNYAFQNHQISGKWEDIYTGCQDEGRFAEDQCNNVHSGTSKDYESGASACVPHFWWVNGNGMDADAEANVAVHLPLFPEYFASGNQVQAFLHSDEIYSSLLSPKKVSVGPEYQADIPEWSQQDINSSLDYLDTSDPQVALRSSCAGLMVDDDYGKKMMGTCVIPMPNSEATLMFCFEDARHGIDCDCLDRGSIRCIGQHVTEAREKLRGNLGLEIFRELGFCDMGEEVAKGWTEGEELAFDNVVLSNPFSLGKNFWDHLTVVLPSRTKKEAISYYFNVFMLRKRAEQNRIYPLHIDSDDDEWQVAECGIPAGDDDSVVESPTGHETAAHYENNDEEDCHEDIENDYDNEHGVDSSENAADDFCKDITEEEDEGDIDEISRHHVERFIDNDLQDDSCTSYEYQGEQVDSHGLPETAMDANQPSLE, from the exons ATGATTCATAAACGTTCTTACACCGATGACTCTCAAGAGGTTGCCTGTAAGCATATGAGGCAATGTGAAGATACTGTCCACTTTGCTTCCTTTGTTGATGTTCATCCCAACTACGCTTTTCAAAACCATCAAATTTCTG GTAAATGGGAGGACATTTACACTGGGTGCCAAGATGAAGGTAGGTTTGCTGAAGATCAATGCAACAATGTTCATAGTGGCACCAGTAAGGACTACGAAAGTGGTGCTTCTGCTTGTGTTCCTCATTTTTGGTGGGTAAATGGCAATGGCATGGATGCAGACGCAGAGGCAAATGTGGCAGTTCATCTTCCACTGTTTCCAGAGTATTTTGCATCTGGGAACCAAGTCCAGGCTTTTCTTCATTCTGATGAAATCTATTCATCTCTTCTTTCTCCTAAAAAAGTTTCTGTTGGACCAGAGTATCAAGCAGATATTCCTGAATGGAGCCAACAGGATATTAATAGCTCCTTAGATTATCTTGATACATCAGATCCTCAAGTTGCCCTTAGATCATCATGTGCAGGCCTCATGGTCGATGATGATTatgggaagaagatgatgggTACTTGTGTCATTCCAATGCCTAATTCTGAAGCAACTTTAATGTTTTGCTTTGAAGATGCTAGACATGGAATTGATTGTGACTGCCTCGATCGTGGTTCTATCAGATGCATTGGACAACATGTGACAGAAGCAAGAGAGAAACTAAGGGGGAATCTTGGGTTGGAAATATTCAGGGAGTTGGGTTTCTGTGATATGGGGGAGGAAGTTGCAAAAGGATGGACAGAAGGGGAAGAGCTAGCATTTGATAATGTTGTCCTTTCTAACCCCTTCTCATTGGGCAAGAATTTTTGGGATCATCTCACTGTGGTTCTCCCTTCCCGTACTAAGAAGGAAGCCATCAGTTATTATTTCAATGTCTTTATGCTCAGAAAACGTGCCGAGCAGAACCGAATTTACCCTTTACATATTGATAGTGATGATGATGAGTGGCAGGTAGCTGAGTGTGGAATTCCAGCGGGGGATGACGACTCTGTCGTGGAATCTCCAACTGGTCATGAAACTGCTGCACATTATGAAAACAACGATGAAGAAGATTGCCATGAGGACATTGAGAATGATTATGACAACGAGCATGGGGTTGATTCTTCTGAAAATGCTGCTGATGATTTTTGTAAAGATATCACTGAGGAAGAAGATGAGGGAGATATAGATGAAATTTCAAGACACCATGTGGAAAGGTTCATTGATAATGATCTCCAGGATGACTCGTGCACATCATATGAGTATCAGGGGGAGCAGGTTGATTCCCATGGTCTGCCTGAGACGGCGATGGATGCAAATCAACCCAGTCTAGAGTGA